TATTAACAGGCTGTTGTGTGACCCAGTGGGGAACACATAGCCCGGTTTGGCCCAGGTAGGACTGGGTTGCCCGGGTAGTACCGGGTTGGCCCAGGTAACACCGGACTGTATCATAGTTACCTTCTTCAGCTCCAGGTCTATAGGCGCTGCCATCTTCACCACCACTCaaccagaaacacacactgcGCATGAGCGAGGCCGTTGTTCTTGACGTCTTCACTGTTGaccttattttatatttaatatttaagatATCAGACCGGTTCCTTTTTAACTCTCGATGTTAATCTTTAATTCAGATATTATTCATCAACCCGACCTGGAAAGTTGAATAACTGAAATATCTGATCAGATCTTCAATACTGAATCAAATCAGCCCTATAATCAATACTACTTACAGATACTCGACCCTGTAATCAATACTACTTACAGATACTCGACCCTGTAATCAATACTACTTACAGATACTCGACCCTGACCCCTCCAGTTTGTAGATGGCACCAACATGTGGTCTAATCAGAACTGGTCTGGTAACCCAAAGGCCACTAGGTCTGTGGGTGACCTATGATTGGGGGGGGTCGTCCCCTGAACATGGtgaacattaaacatttaatttcctgcattcaggtgaatgtTTATGTATTTCTACCTTTTGCTGTAAATATCTTCACGTAtcgggaaacatagattacaaccGAATATAACCCATAATGTATATTTAGCAGTATGGCTCCCAGGCATTCTGTATTTCCTCTATGTATTGTCCTGTAGAGGGACTGTCCCAACTCTCTCTGAGTCAGCACACCTGTAGCCTAACATCAcgtactcctccctcctctctgcgTCTCTCGTTGAGGAAGAAACCTTAAATGTTACTCCCCTCGGTGATACCATCTGATTCCTTCATCCGGGGGCTGCCGTTGCCTCTGCTTCTCAGCTGTCCATCATCAGACCCACACACCGTCTGTTAACGTGTTCGATGGCTTTACGTTATAAGCCGACCAGGACTGTGCCATTTGGGGAGGGGCCGTCACTGATCcccctatatttctgaaaatcctagacatggttgtgaccgttagtgctttctgattagagccccccccccacggGAGAAACCATTCAGACAGGAGGAGGCTGTCAGGATTCAAACTAACTTTATTCAAACAgcttaaatacaaaaacaaatctctgtGGATGACTCTCCTGAAGGAGCTACTCAATCAGCCTGCAGGgctgtgatgtcatcactggctgtgtgatgtcatctgttgttgttgttggggtTCTGGACGAAGTTGATGGAGTAGGAGCCGGTGCCGGCGTCCTGGTTGACCTGGAAGTTGTTGGTGGAGAGACCGAACGGTCTCAGCACCATGTTCCCCAGGTCCTTCAGCTTACCTGAGGGGGGGCAGGgggcagaggtcagaggtcacacacactcatctctGATTACTGCTCTATGAACTGATCTGATGAGGTCATGATGCACTGTTGCTTTAACATGGTGTGATCAGGGGCAGTACGTACTCAGCATCTCCTCCTTCAGCTTCTCATTTCTCTCCTGAATCTGCTGAGGCAGcctctgagagacagacaggcagagagacagacagggagagagagacaggcagagagacagacaggggagagagagagagagagacaagcagagagacagacaggcagagagacagacaggcggaGAGAGATTGTtatcaccagactccatgtaaataatcagcacttttagagAGTATTCTGGTGATGaggatttcagggctgtttcatgttaaactaaaaggatctctGTGGAGCATGTTGTTAGCATGTTGTTAGCATGTTGTTAGCATGCTGTTAGCATGTGAACCCACCATGCAGGCCTGTCTGGCACTGGCCTGGTTCCGGTCCAGGTCCAGAACCTTCTTGTAGTCCTCCAGAGCCTCGTCCAGCTTGTCCGTCTGCTCGTACAGCTCAGCCCTCCTCAGCAGCGCCCGCACGTAGTCTGGGTTCAGCTCTATCGCTACGGCAACCACACACAACCAATCACCACGGGATCAACCGGACACGCTGCCAGACTCTACCTAACGATGACATCATCACTCACCTCGGCAGCAGTCAGAGATCGCAGCGTCCTTCAGCTCCTGGCAGGAAGTAAATACACCTGTTATTATGATGGGTTAGCATGGTGTTAGCCTCTGGGTTAGCATGGTGTTAGCCTTTGGTTAGCATGGTGTTAGCCTCTGGATTAGCATGGTGTTAGCATGTTGTTGGCCTctgtgttagcatgttgataGCCTTCATGTTAGCGtgttgttagcatgctagtCTGTGAGTTAGCATATAGCTTGTTACCAGATGCAGTCTGGCAGCAGCTCTGTTGGAGAACAGTAcggctctctctctgttgtgttAGCATGTTGTTAGCCtctgtgttagcatgttagcctgtgagttagcatgtagcttgtTACCAGGTGCAGTCTGGCAGCAGCTCTGTTGGAGAACAGCACCTCTCGCTCTCTGTTGTGTTAGCATGTTGTTAGCTTCTGTGTTAGCAtgttgttagcatgttagcctgtgagttagcatgtagcttgtTACCAGGTGCAGTCTGGCAGCAGCTCTGTTGGAGAACgcgactctctctctctgttatgtTAGCATGTTGTTAGCCtctgtgttagcatgttagcctgtgagttagcatgtagcttgtTACCAGGTGCAGTCTGGCAGTCTCTcgctgttgtgttagcatgtTGTTAGCCtctgtgttagcatgttagcctgtgagttagcatgtagcttgtTACCAGGTGCAGTCTGGCAGCAGCTCTGTTGGAGAACAGCAcggctctctctctgttgtgttAGCATGTTGTTAGCTtctgtgttagcatgttagcctgtgagttagcatgtagcttgtTACCAGGTGCAGTCTGGCAGCAGCTCTGTTGGAGAACAGCAcggctctctctctgttgtgttAGCATGTTGTTAGCTTCTGTGTTAGCATGTCAGCCTGTGagttagcatgtagcttgtTACCAGGTGCAGTACTGGCAGCAGCTACTGGTTAGATGACTAGCACGGCTCTCACTGGGTTACACAACTGGTTACATGAAACCCAGCGCTTCACGCTAGTTCCGCTCAGTCACTCCGCCCAGTCTGCAGAAACACGGTCATACTGGGTCACACTGGGTCACACTGGTTATTACTGGTTATTACTGGTTCACACTGGTTCACACTGGTTCACACTGGTTCACACTGGGTCATACTGGGTCATACTGGTTATTACTGGTTATTACTGGTTATTACTGGTTCACACTGGGTCATACTGGTTTATACTGGGTCATACTGGTTCACACTGGTTATTACTGGTTATTACTGGTTCATACTGGTTCACACTGTGTCATACTGGTTCATAATGGGTCATACTGGTTCACACTGGTTACTACTGGTTCATACTGATTATTACTGGTTCACACTGGGTCATACTGGTTAGTACTTGGTCATAATGGGTCATACTGGTTTATACTGGTTTATACTGGTTCATACTGGGTCATACTGGTTCAAATATATTCTGTTTTATACTGGTTTATGCGATGCTGATGTCACTCACCTCCAGCTTTAAAATGGCTGTTGCCCTTTTCCTTCAGAGTTAAACTCTGCTGCCGGCGACTCTAAAACAGAACAGAAGGTTTTAATATCTCTGGTTTACAACATCACACCAGACACCTGAACGCCTCTTCCAACAGTACtttacttttagcgtgtatagagcatatctccaccagactccatgtcaataatcagtacttttagcgtgtatagagccagcatatctccacatgtaaatgagtgaattaagggtttatttcaaccaaaccagagtggtgattgttggaacagtggaaagatgaaccaagacggcttttgatagtttgatttagtttctgtccactttgaatgaagtgtgttttacgatgataaaagtcctgattatttacatggagtctggtgggtttggtgatgaggatttcggggctgtttcatgttaaataaactaaaaggatcttactctttaactaaaaggtctatctctgtagggatccatcccataatgttgtcagacacttagaataataatctgagtctgtcagcagcaacaacagaacttttagtgactctaactgctgctgaacattagtcctgtagggtaacattacagcttgttactaactgctgctgaacattagtcctgtagggtaacattacagcttgttactaactgctgctgaacattagtcctgtagggtaacattacagcttggttctggtttaatcctggaccagtttcacagattgttgttccatcagacacacaaacatggagacagagagtccaggtAAACTGGTGTTAcctgtttctcctcctctgtcagctccttCTCCAGCTCCCTCAGGTAATCATCGTCAAACTCCTCCTGCTGACTTTCCTCCTCCTTCATCTCGGAGTCTGAATCCTCCTgcagtctgtgagagccagaaatcttgcttgtttgtaggtgaccaaatacttattttccaccataatttgcaaataaattcattaaaaatcctacaatgtgattttctggattatttttctcattttgtctctcatagttgaagtgtagctatgatgaaaattacaggcctctctcatctttttaagtgggagaacttgcacaattggtggctgactaaatacttttttgccccactgtatctgtatcagtgtctctgtgtatctgtttcagtgtctctgtgtatctgtatcagtgtctctgtgtatctgtaccagtgtctctgtatatctgtatatctgtatcagtgtctctgtgtatctgtataTCCATAttagtgtctctgtgtatctgtataTCCATAttagtgtctctgtgtatctgtataTCCATAttagtgtctctgtgtatctgtatcagtgtctgtgtatatctgtatcagtgtctgtgtatatctgtatatctgtatcagtgtctctgtatcaggGTCTTACCTGTCTCCCTGCTCCTCCTGCAACCTGTCTccctgctcctctctctctcttctgtcagtCGGTCTGTTGGTTTTAATGTGAaagtcctcctcttcctgctcttcCTCCCCTGCTGCTTCCTGTCGGCCTGGAGGCTCCAGAGTCTCCTGGCAATCGTAaaagtcctcctcctctttcttctccttatcttccttctcctcttcctcattctcctcctcctccttctcttcctcttcctccttctcctcctcctccttctcttcctcttcctcctcctcctcctcttccttcctctccttcatCTCCGTCTCTCGGGATTTTCCGGCCACTCGGCTGCTCATGTTGAAGCTCTGCAATACAAAATATCTTTAAATTATCATCCAAAATTTGAGTCTTCTTGTCTTGTTCATAACTCAGTGAAATGTGAAACTCATTCAGCGACTTCATCTTCATCTCTGATCAAACAGAACAAACTAAAATCCTCTTAGAAATCacagaaaaactttttttttccgaAAATATTcggacttttttttcaaagtatttCAGTAATCTTCACACCAATCAGCACACAGTATTCAGACACTTTAAAACACAGGACGGTCGCTGCTCTACTGACAGAAACTgaataaaactttatttattacatatttaaaCAGATGCTGCACTGACCGAATGTAAACCATGACACAAACAAacctatatgtatatattcatGTGTTCAGTTTTACCTTCTGTGATCCAGAATATTCCAGTTGTTAAATCGGCAGATTTCCGATGGGACTTCTGAACGGACCGTCAGTGTGACGGAGCTAACTGCAGCTAACAGCTAGATTCGGGCCGTAATCATGTTGTCACCCATCTGCTACGTCACAGATCAGTGTGATGTCATCAGTGTGGCGGTTTGCGaaagattaaaataataaaaaccttAAATAACAGCTGATTTATTCTCGTAGCTGCTAACACTAGTTAGCCTTTCGAAGATTCACGCTGACATCACTTCCGGGGCGATAACGcagttctttttcttcttctgtaagTCAAAGTGTGTCGGGGCTGTTTCCCGCCCTCTGCTGGCCGCCGTTATAAAAACTCACTTAttctaaatatttattatttataacattatttattattttaaaatgattttattctatatttttatttattttaaatgattgtatcatttaaaattataatacaatacaataactaCATTTAAATATCTGAAAATAAGATAATTTATGCAAAACGGTTTTTCAATAAACTTTATTGAATTTCATAACGTGACAACAGAACATTAAGCAGGCGGAatattttaaaagattaaaataatttctttaatTACTGACTGAAAATACTTAGTTAGTTGATCTCATCTGCATCAATACACAAATACTCATTCTCATTCATTACAATACATGATATAATACACAAATACTCAATATTCATTACAATACATGATATAATATGAATTAATTTAAAACGCTGAGTATATATAGTTATTTTAAACTGAAATCAGATCATTTCATCTTTAATATATTAAAGATGAAATGATCTGATTTCTGTTGATATTTtaaggctgtcaaaataacgcattcatttcgattaattaatcttaGAAAATTAACGCA
The DNA window shown above is from Sander vitreus isolate 19-12246 unplaced genomic scaffold, sanVit1 ctg255_0, whole genome shotgun sequence and carries:
- the ttc1 gene encoding tetratricopeptide repeat protein 1, whose protein sequence is MSSRVAGKSRETEMKERKEEEEEEEEEEKEEEEKEEEEEKEEEENEEEEKEDKEKKEEEDFYDCQETLEPPGRQEAAGEEEQEEEDFHIKTNRPTDRREREEQGDRLQEEQGDRLQEDSDSEMKEEESQQEEFDDDYLRELEKELTEEEKQSRRQQSLTLKEKGNSHFKAGDWAEERAVLFSNRAAARLHLELKDAAISDCCRAIELNPDYVRALLRRAELYEQTDKLDEALEDYKKVLDLDRNQASARQACMRLPQQIQERNEKLKEEMLSKLKDLGNMVLRPFGLSTNNFQVNQDAGTGSYSINFVQNPNNNNR